GCGACGGCGAGTTCGGCGCGGGCGCCGGTGTCGGGGCCGGTGAGCCGGGCGGCGAGGCGCTCGGTGACCTGGGTGCGGAAGTTGGCGCGCAGTATCTCGCCGTGGTCGCCGTGCAGGGGCGCGAACGCGATCCGCAGCACGGGGTCGGTGCCGCGCTCGCGCTGGCTGACCACCACGTGCCGGACCATGTGCCGGCCCAGTTCCGGCAGCGGGGCGGCCAGCAGGGCGTCGGCGTCCTCCTCGAAGGACATGACGCGCGCGAACAGGGCGTCCTTGTTGCCGAAGTACTTCACGACCAGCGGCGCGCTCACCCCGGCGCGCTCCGCGACGGCCTTGAGGGTGATGTCGGCGTGCGCCTGGCGGGCGAGCAGGTACCGGGCGGCCCGCAGGATGGCG
The Streptomyces sp. NBC_01485 genome window above contains:
- a CDS encoding TetR/AcrR family transcriptional regulator, with product MTTSPEADADVGTDTDAAAASRPAAPARRDAGATKTAILRAARYLLARQAHADITLKAVAERAGVSAPLVVKYFGNKDALFARVMSFEEDADALLAAPLPELGRHMVRHVVVSQRERGTDPVLRIAFAPLHGDHGEILRANFRTQVTERLAARLTGPDTGARAELAVATLLGLGVMFGIARGPELRAMPVEDIVDRYGPTVQAHLDG